Sequence from the Arcobacter sp. F2176 genome:
TTTTAATGCTTTTTCATAGTTCATTACAGAAGAACCAATAGTAAAAGTAAGCAACAGAAATGTCACTGTAATTACTACATAATTTTTAATATTCATTTCTTTTCCTAATTTTATTTTTTCAACTCTTGAGGTAACGAAATCTTAAAACTAGCACCTTTGTACATTTTTTTATCAATTTCATATTTTACATTTTCAACTTTTATAAAACCCTTTAAATGTTTAGTAATTATTTCTTGTGTCATATAAAGTCCTATTCCAGTGCCTTGACTTTTATGTTTAGTGGTAAAATAAGGTTCAAATATTTTTTGAATAATATTATCATCTATTCCACCTGCATTATCTCTAATGTCAATAATTATATTGTCATATTTTTTAGAGATTTTTATAATTATAAATTTTTTTTCTGATTTATTTTTCATAAGTGCATCATGTGCATTATTAAAAATATTCATTAAACATTGAACTAGTTCATTTTCTAATGTATAAGTAAATAAATCTTCGCATTCATCTTTTATTTCAATATTTAATGTATCAAATTTTGGTTTTAAAAGTTTTATTGTATTTTTATAAACTTCTTTTATATTGCATCTTACTATATTTTTATCTTTTGCAAAATATTTTCTAAAATCTTCAATTGTATTTGATAAGTATTTAGTATTATCAATGATATTACTCAAACCCTCTTCAATTTTTTCTTTATTTAAAATCTTATATTCACTTTCAAGTTTAAGACCACTTGCACTTATTGAAATAGCTGAGAGTGGTTGTCTCCATTGATGAGCAATATTTTCAATCATTTCTCCCATTGCTGCCATTTTGGACTGATTAAACAACAGTTGAGATTGTTCTTCGATTTTTTTATCTTTCTCATATTTTTCTGTAATATCTTGAAGTGTTCCTACTATTATCACAGCATTATTTTCAATAAAAACTTCACATTGATTATTGACCCATTTAATTTTTTTATTTATT
This genomic interval carries:
- a CDS encoding PAS domain-containing sensor histidine kinase; the protein is SDINGGKDFAQLIVSNNKEEVLKRKIDDNVKDKTGNFYRKEVLKLLKEKGEGYHKYWFKKPGFDIEKERYAYFYWNKQWNWIITSGFYFEDLNEQIDKLKNETDVYLKELIKNSLIWGIIFSLVMISISITIFYKIRKRIKNNQVSLLKSQENLKKAQKISKIGSWSYSYETEDLVLSDETYELFGIEKGKRRISSKYLLSFVHSDDKRRVNVLLDRLVKEKKPYEIIHRLVINKKIKWVNNQCEVFIENNAVIIVGTLQDITEKYEKDKKIEEQSQLLFNQSKMAAMGEMIENIAHQWRQPLSAISISASGLKLESEYKILNKEKIEEGLSNIIDNTKYLSNTIEDFRKYFAKDKNIVRCNIKEVYKNTIKLLKPKFDTLNIEIKDECEDLFTYTLENELVQCLMNIFNNAHDALMKNKSEKKFIIIKISKKYDNIIIDIRDNAGGIDDNIIQKIFEPYFTTKHKSQGTGIGLYMTQEIITKHLKGFIKVENVKYEIDKKMYKGASFKISLPQELKK